A stretch of DNA from Schizosaccharomyces osmophilus chromosome 2, complete sequence:
ACTACGATTTGCTCGATATAGTTACAATTTTCTAAATCTCTGAGACAgttattttggaaaataccATGCGAGCCCATGACGATAACACGTTTCGCGCCGCAGCGTTTTACCAAATGTTCGGCAGCTATGATAAAAGTGGTAGGGTTCTCAATCATATCGTCCATCAATAAGGTGGTTTTGCCCCGAACATCACCAACCAAGGTGATCATACGCTCGGTAAAGATAGAAGCAgacattattttttcctcttcttcatcatcgCTGGGACATCCACCCTGAGAATAGGTGTTTTCCAATTGGCAATCCTCGGAAACATTACTAGCAGGAGTACCGACAACCTCCTCATCATCCACGATGTGTCCCAATAAGTATTTGGATGTGTGAATACGTGGATGATCGGGGTGCCTATTGGTAACTCGTTGTTCTTCCATGATAGATTCATCCATAGTACGGGGGAAATGAGAGCGTCTGCTTCTATCCGTATTACACAAAGCAAATTCCAAACCTAGCGTATCTGCCATGCTGGTTACCCGCTTGGCGCCACCAGGGCTTTTCGATACCACAACTGCTTCTTGCCAGTCCTCGACATTTCTGCGGATCCATTCGGCAATGTTGGGCTCGGCATATAGGTTATCGACTGGACGAGTGAAAAACCCTTGCATTTGGGATGCGTGCAAGTCTAAAGTGATGATATGATCAACTCCAGCTACGGTTAATAAATTCGCAACCATTCTGGCAGTGATTGCATCACGGTACTTTCTCATTTTTGACTGCTTGGAGTAAGGAAAATAAGGCATTACAGCCGTGATCCTCCTAGCAGAACCACCTTTGCAAGCGTTAATTATAATGAGCAACTCCATTAAACTGTCGTTCACAGTAGAGCTACCGCTTTGGAGGACAAAAACATCTTTGTCACGTACAGAATCATGAATCTCTACACTTGTTTCCCCATTCGAAAATCGCTTCAAGGACACCTCACAAGGCTTAATCCCTAACCGTTGTGAAATCAAGCGCAACAGTTCCGGATGCGAAGTCCCCCCAATAATTGCTGCACTCTTCATCCTCTCAACCTCGTTTTCGTTGTGTTCAGTCACTTTTCCGACTAATATCTCTCCTTTTTACGATTCGGGAATCGTATTCAGCAATTTCTTTCGTCTCAACTCAAGcaaacttttcttcaaattttacCGGCCTCTTATCAGGAACGTAGAACTTTTTACGCAACTTGTTTCCGTATAATCATAAGTTGGAAGTTGGATTTAATTTATCTTACTTTTCGGTTGCCCAAGTCTCAATAAGAGAATAATTTAGGAAACTGCAACGATCTACTTACGGTCTTATAAGGTAACATAACACAACTCTTTATTCCGATAGGTATTGGAAGTGTTTGGTGTACATTCCATACCAGAGCCTATACTATACTTGTTTAAGTTACAACAGAGTGTACGGTAAACGGCTGACTTGTCGACGAAATGAATTCAATTTTAACAAAATATACGGAAAAAGCTTCTAATGACGGAGAGGAATGTGTAGAGGATGAAAgatttcaaaacaatttcaaCATCGTTCCAGTTCCTGAAGCTTCTCTGTTCTTGCGAAGTCTGACAGATGAAACTCAGAATCGAAGCTGCTTAATCAAAATGAACCACGGTACAACTACTCTTGCGTTTCGTTATCAACATGGTATTGTGGTATGTGTCGATTCCCGTGCCTCAGCAGGTCCTTTGGTCGCTTCACAAACTGTAAAGAAAGTCATTGAAATCAACCCATATCTTTTAGGTACATTGGCTGGTGGTGCTGCTGATTGTCAGTTTTGGCAAACCGTTTTGGGTATGGAGTGCCGTCTGCACCAACTTCGTAATAAGGAATTGATTTCCGTCTCCGCGGCTAGCAAAATTTTAGCAAACATCATGTATTCGTACAAGGGTTACGGTCTCAGTATGGGTACAATGCTTGCAGGAACCGGAAAGGGCGGTACAGCTTTATACTATATTGACAGTGACGGTACTCGTCTTAAGGGAGACGTGCTATCTGTCGGTTCTGGTTCCACCTTTGCTTATGGTGTTCTTGACTCTGGCTACAACTGGaatttatcaaaagaagatgctTTGAACCTTGGCCGTCGATCCATTGTTGCAGCCACTCATAGAGACGCCTATTCTGGTGGTAGTTTAAATCTATACCATATTGACGAAAACGGTTGGCAATTCCATGGCAACTTTGATGTTGATAAACTCATATGGGAAGCAAAGGATACAGAAGGCTCTTTTGCTCATATTCCTCGAtaaatgaatatttttttcatattgaAAAGCCATAGACAGGTAAAGTCTTGAAGGTTCAGATATATCCAAACTTTTTATTGGTCTTTAGTCAATGTTGATGTGAAACTTTGCGCACGGAAACAAATATCAAGCTTCAGACAGATATATTTGAACCTTGTAAAACCTCGCGAGTTCTTGATGAACCGAAGCGATTTCGTTGTCGTTTCCTTTGATGTCCTATTTCAAGTCtatcatttcttttgctacGATTATAGattttccttatttttttatttcaatgaGATAATGGCCATCCCATTACCCTTTAAATACTATACTATATATTTTCTCAGTGTTGAGTTATTCATTTCGACAGCAGTGACCGGAAGCAACTGCAGCCTTTTCCGTTTCACGAGACTtatagaataaaaagtagattttcttttcccaTCTGTTTCAAACAACTGTCCActacaataaaaaaagtaacaGAAGAATATTGTTCATGAGAGATGGATAATGAGGTACTTTCAATATCGTTAAACAGCAATATCCAAATGGATACGTTTATTCCTCAAGGAACCTAGCTTTTATTCATACAGTACATTCTGCCAAATTCAGGtattacttttcttttatattgtATTTGGTAAAGGATGGATGTCAATTCGTACTCAGGAAGCGATCAACTCATTCATGATGATCTCAACGTTCAACAAATAGATGCTGACGAAGATTTGCTGGAAGAATTTCCTGATGACACAGAGGTATGCGCATTTTACTAATGTCTTTTTAGTAGTATTTTGAGTGGGTAACTAACAATGGGACTGAGTAGGTGATCGACTTGGTGCAATCGCGAATCACCAGTATTAAAGCCTTGGGACTTGAAAGATTCCATCGGCTTGATAGCTTATGTCTTCgacaaaaccaaataagGAAAATTGAATGTTTACCGAAGAATCTCACAGAGCTAGATTTATACGACAACCTGCTTCGTCAGATCGAGAACCTAGACGAGCAAGTTCACCTAAAAAACTTGGATTTATCATTTAACAATATAAAAGTAATCGAAAATGTAAGCCACTTGAAAGAGCTAGAAAATCTGTATTTCGTTCAGAACCGAATTCGCAAAATCGAAAACTTGGAGGGATTAACAAAGCTCGAGAATTTGGAGTTAGGCGGAAACAAAATTCGCGCGATTGAAAACTTAGACACTTTGACAAACATCGACAAGCTTTGGCTTGGTAAAAATAAGATTACCAAGTTGGAAAACCTGGAAAAACTTCAGCgactttctcttttatcTATTCAAGCCAATAGAATCACTAGATTCGAGAATTTGAATTGCTTGTCTCATTGTCTTCGTGAATTGTACATTTCACATAATGGCcttacttcttttgaaggcATCGAAGTCCTGGAAAACTTACAAGTTCTTGACGTCTCCAATAACTATATTAAGCATCTTTCTCACTTGAAAggattaaaaaatttacaagAGTTCTGGGCGAGTAGCAATGAATTTGATTCATTCCAGGAAATTGAGGACGAACTCAGTGGATTGGAGAAACTTGAGACCGTTTATTTTGAGGGTAATCCACTTCAAAAATCTAATCCTGCCCTATATAGAAACAAAGTTCGGCTTTGTCTACCTaaccttcttcaaattgaTGCTACACCTACGCGGTAATATACTACTTCCTTTGTTATTTTCTAAgtcttcgttttcattcctttctCTGCAACAATCGCTGCCACTACAACAAAAGATtagcttttccttttgttcatCGTTTAAATTCCATATATTATGATCATATAAAAACCATTGTCTTGATGTTTCTATGAAGTTATACCAATACACAGTGGAATCTTGATACAATAAAACATGTTATTGATCAACTTTTTTGTAACCAATTATTGGCTAAACTAAATGATTTGGCCACCAGGttcatagaaaaaaattgaattaaaGTCTACACCAGcagattttcttttgagaTGCCGatgtaaaataaaagcaaataaacaacTTTTAAAGATTCTGtacaatttaaaaaatattaaacaATGATCaatctttttgtaaatttttatatttacgGGTTTCATAAAATATCGTGTTAAATAATTCTTATCATGATATCTCGTTACTTGAGATGTTACTTGATGCCTTTTAATTCCCACGCGGACGCGTGTTGAACTTGGATTTCTCCAGTACCAACAACCAATACTCGGTTGCCCCTTCTCCTTCCTAGAACCATACATTTAATTTAGAATGAGACCTGAAGTTGAGCAAGAGCTTGCTCATACCCTATTGCTCGAGCTTCTGGCTTACCAGTTTGCATCTCCTGTAAGATGGATTGAAACTCAAGATGTTATCCTCTCCCCTCCCGTATCAGCAGAGCGTCTAGTCGAAATTGGCCCTAGCCCTACTCTTTCTGGTATGGCTAGACGTACTTTGAAGCTGAAGTACGAAAATATGGATGCTGCTTTGAGTATTAATCGTGAAGTCTTGTGTTATGCAAAGGACGGTCGCGAAATCTACTATAACTTTGAAGATGAGATGCCTGATGAGCCTGCTCCTGCTAAGCCTGCCGAAACTGGAGCTGCCCCGGCTGCCGCTTCTGCTCCCGCTCCAGCTGCTGCTCCTGCTCCGGCCGCTGCTCCAGCTGCTGCTTCTGGCCCAGCTGCGGAGTTACCTGATGAACCTCCTAAAGCTGTCGAAGTTCTTCATTCCCTTGTTGCACAAAAACTCAAGAAGAGCATTGAAGAGAtttctttgcaaaaatCTATTAAAGATCTTGTTGGTGGTAAGTCTACCCTTCAAAACGAGATCTTGGGTGATTTGCAAAAGGAGTTTGGTGCTACCCCAGAAAAACCAGAAGAAGTTCCTTTGGACGAGCTTGCTGGCGTCTTACAAATGTCTTTTAGCGGCTCCCTTGGAAAGCAATCAAGCTCTTTGATTTCCCGTAtggtttcttcaaagatGCCCGGTGGTTTTAATAATTCCGCTGTTCGTGGTTACTTGAGCTCTCGCTTCGGCCTCGGTACTGGGCGTACTGAGTCGGTTCTTTTGCTAGGTTTGACCATGGAACCTGCTTCTCGTCTACCATCAGAGGCAGACGCCAAAGCCTGGCTTGACTCTGTGTCCCAAAAATACGCCTCTCGTGCTGGTGTTACCCTCTCTGCTCCCAGCACCGAGGGTTCTTCTTCCGGTGGTTCGTCCGCTGTTATCGATGAAGAAACTTTCAAGAAGCTTACAAAGGGCAATACTATGCTTGTTACCCAACAACTAGAGTTATTCGCTCGCTATCTTAACAAAGACTTGCGTGCTGGTGACAAAGCTAATGTTGCCGAGAGAGCTGTTTCTGACGCCTTGCGTGCTCAGTTAGATCTCTGGAATCTTGAACACGGTGAATTTTATGCTTCTGGTATTGCTCccatcttttcttctttgaagGCTCGTGTTTATGATTCTGACTGGAACTGGGCTCGTCAGGATGCTCTTAAAATGTTCTTCGATATTATTTTTGGTCGTCTTAAACATGTTGATACCGAAATTGTCGCTCGTTGTATTTCTATTATGAACCGTTCTAATCCTCTTTTACTTGAATTTATGCAATACCATATCGATCATTGCCCCTCTCAAAATGGCGAAACTTATCAACTCGCCAAAACTTTGGGCCAACAACTCATTGATAATTGCAAAGGTGTACTTGAGTCTCCACCTGTATATAAGAATGTTAATCACCCTATGGCTCCCTCAACCACTATTTGTGAGCGTGGCTATTTGAACTATGAAGAAGTACCCAGAGCCGGTGTTCGTAAGCTTACCCATTATGTTACCGAGATGGCCAAGGGTGGAAAATTACCAGCTGAATCTAAGAATACTGCTAAGGTCCAAAATGACTTGGCTCATATTTACCGCATTATCAAGGATCAAAATAAGATGTCTCGTTCCTCCAAGTTACAAATCAAGCAACTCTATGGTCAGGTTCTTCATGCACTTAACCTTCCTTTACCTTCTTCTGATGAAGCTACTCCAGTAAAGGAAACTATTCCTTTCTTACATCTTAAGAGAAAGTCTAGTGATGCCTTTGAATTCAGCAAAAGTTTCACCGGTGTTTATCTGGACGTCTTGGAAAATGGTGCCAGAAATGGTATTACTTACCAAGGAAAGTATGCTCTTGTCACCGGAGCTGGTGCTGGTTCTATTGGTGCCCAACTCGTTGAAGGTCTTATTGCAGGTGGTGCTAAGGTCGTTGTTACCACTTCTCGTTTCTCTCGTAAGGTCACTGAGTTTTATCAATCCATGTTTACTCGTCATGGAAGTCGCGGTTCCGCTTTAATTGTTGTTCCATTCAACCAAGCATCGAAGCAAGATGTCGAAGCTCTCGTCGATTATATTTTCGACGAAAAGAACGGTCTTGGATGGAATTTAGATTTCATTGTTCCTTTTGCTGCCGTCCCCGAAAATGGTCGCGAAATTGACAACATTGACTCTCGTTCTGAATTTTCTCACCGCATCATGCTTACCAATATCCTTAGATTACTAGGTGCCGTTAAGCAACAAAAGGAATCTCGTGGTATGGACACTCGTCCCGCCCAAGTTATCCTTCCCCTTTCTCCTAATCACGGTACATTTGGCAATGACGGTCTTTATTCCGAGTCTAAGCTTGGTTTGGAGACTCTCTTCAACCGTTGGTCTTCTGAGTCTTGGGGCAACTACTTGACCATTTGTGGTGCCGTCATAGGCTGGACTCGTGGTACTGGTCTGATGGCTCCTAATAATATTGTCTCTCAAGGCATTGAGAAATACGGTGTTCGCACCTTCTCTCAAACTGAAATGGCCTTCAATATTTTGGGTTTGATGTCTCAAAAGATTGTCGACCTTTGTCAAACCGAGCCTGTTTATGCCAATCTTAACGGTGGTCTTGAACTCCTTCCTGATCTCAAGAATCTTAGTACCCGTCTCCGTGGCGAACTTTTGGAAACTGCTGAAGTCCGCCGCGCTGTAGCTGCTGAAGCTTCTTTCGATCATAAAATCACCAACGGTCCTGGTTCTGACAGAATATACCAGAAAACCACTGTTCAACCCAGAGCTAACCTGAAGTTTGAATTCCCCAAGCTCAAGTCATATGAAGCTCTTTCTCATCTCTCTGATCTCCGTAATATGGTTGATTTAGAAAACGTTGCCGTAGTAACTGGCTTTTCTGAGGTTGGACCATGGGGTAACTCTCGCACTAGATGGGATATGGAATGTTATGGtgaattttctttagaagGTTGCATAGAAATCGCATGGATTATGGGTCtcatcaaaaatttcaacGGTGTTGGTAAGAACGGTAAACCTTATTCTGGCTGGATTGATGCAAAGACTGGCGAGCCTGTCGACGATAAAGATGTTAAAGGCAAGTACGAAAAGTACATCTTGGAGCATTGTGGTATTCGTATTATTGAGCCTGAACTCTTTAAAGGATATAACCCTGATAAGAAGGAATTACTCCAGGAAGTCGTTATTGATCACGACCTCGAACCATTTGAGGCATCCAAGGAAGCTGCCCATGAGTTCAAGCTTCGTCACAATGATAAtgttgaaatttttgaaattcctGACTCCAGTGAATGGTCCGTTCGCTTCAAACGTGGTACTACCATGTTGGTTCCTAAAGCCCTTCGTTTTGATAGATTCGTAGCTGGGCAAATCCCATTGGGTTGGGATCCTAAACGTTTTGGTATTCCTGACGACATCATCTCACAAGTCGACCCCACCACTTTATATGTTTTGGTTTCTACTGTTGAGGCTCTGATTTCTTCTGGTATCACCGATCCTTATGAATGTTATAAATATATTCATGTCTCTGAACTTGGTAATACTATCGGCTCTGGTATTGGTGGTATGTCCGCTTTACGTGGAATGTACAAAGATCGTTGGACAGATAAGCCAGTTCAAAAGGACATTTTGCAGGAATCTTTCATTAACACTGCTAATGCTTGGATTAACATGCTTCTCCTTTCTGCTTCTGGCCCTATTAAAACTCCCGTTGGTGCTTGTGCCACCGCCGTTGAGTCCGTTGATGCAGCTGttgatttgatttcttctGGTAAGGCTCGTATCTGTATTAGCGGTGGTTTCGATGACTTCTCTGAGGAAGGATCGTACGAATTTGCTAATATGGGTGCAACCGTTAATGCTGCCGAAGAAACTAAGCGTGGACGTACTCCTCAAGAAATGTCTAGACCCGCTACCACTACCCGTAATGGTTTTATGGAATCTCAAGGTGCTGGTGTTCAAATTGTCATGCAAGCCAAACTCGCTATTGATATGGGTGTTCCCATTCATGGTATAGTCGGGCTTGTTAATACTGCTATGGACAAGCAAGGTCGCTCAATTCCTGCTCCTGGTAAGGGTATCTTGACTGGTGCTCGTGAGGTTGCCTCTAAGGTTCCTTTGCCTCTCCTTGACATTAAATTCCGTGCTCGTCAACTTCAACGTCGTCGTCAACAAATTGGTGACTGGGCTGAACGTGAATATCTTTATCTAGATGAGGAGCTTGAAGCTATGAAAGTTCAAGATCCTGAATTGGAAATCAGCGTTTATCGCACCGAGCGCATTAACGTTATCGGGGAAGAAGTTGCTCGCCAAGAGAAGGAAGCTCTTAATACTTTCGGTAATGAGTTTTACAAGCGTGATCCTACTATTTCTCCTCTTCGCGGTGCTTTGGCTGTTTGGGGTCTTACCATTGATGACTTGGGTGTCGCTTCGTTCCATGGTACATCTACTGTTGCcaacgaaaagaatgaatgtGATGTTATAAACAGTCAATTAACACATCTTGGTCGCTCAAAGGGTAACGCAATTTACggtgttttccaaaaatacCTCACTGGCCACAGCAAGGGTGGTGCTGGTGCCTGGATGCTTAACGGTGTTTTGCAAATTCTCAACAGTGGTTATGTTCCTGGTAACCATAATGCTGATAACATTGACCAATACTTGTCTAAGTTCGACCGTGTTATGTTCCCTAGTGAAGGTATTCAAACGGATGGAATTAAGGCTGCTTCCGTCTGCGCTTTCGGTTTCGGACAAGTTGGTGGTCAGGTCATTGCTATTCACCCTGATTACCTTTTTGCCACTTTAGACAAGTCAGCTTATGAGAGTTACATTGCTAAAACTTTGGACCGTTATAAGGCTTCGTATCGCTATACTCACGATGCCTTGGTTTATAACAACCTTGTTCGTGCCAAGACTGCCCCTCCTTATACCGCTGATCAAGAACATGATGTTTATCTTAACCCTCTTGCACGCGTTGTCAAGGGTAAGGATGGATTATATTCTTTCCCTACTTCTCTTCCTGCCGAAGCTAAAGTCTCCAAATCCAATGAAACAACCAAGGCTATTGAAGCTTTGGCTAGTAACATGACGAAACCAAACCAGAATGTTGGTGTCGATGTGGAGCTCATTTCTTCGATAAACGTGGAAAATGAAACCTTccttgaaagaaatttcaCCGATGCTGAGCGTTCTTATTGTGAAGCTGCTGCCAACCCTCAATCTAGCTTCGCTGGCCGTTGGTCGGCTAAAGAGGCTATCTTCAAGTCTCTTGGTGTCGCTAGCAAGGGTGCAGGATGTGCATTGAACGAGATTGAAATTGTTGTCTCCTCAACTGGAGCTCCTGAGGTTGTTTTACACGGAGAAGCTGCCTCTGCTGCTTCCACTGCTGGTGTCAAGAGTGTTTCTGTTAGTATTTCTCATGATGATGTCCAAAGCGTCAGTGTCGCTATTGCTCAAAAGTAATTTGCCTACGATAATATACCCGCGCATCATTTAATGCTCTATCTATCTTGAATTTAGGCATGCTCTTTTTGTCATTATATATCTAATTTAGAGCACATACTATGTAGTCAATGTAATATAATACCCGTTTACACattataaacaaattaaGTTGGTAAGTACTAAGTAATCTAAACGTAGCGGAATTaacaataaataattatCTTAAGCTATTTCATGTTCTTCGTAAATTTCTGATAACCAGGCAGCCGTTGTCAGTTCATCAAATTGAACAGGACCACCATAAGTTTCCagattgtttttttgaaataaaatatcCATTAGGTGCCCAACAGATGTCCAACCGTAAGCATTAGGAAATCGTCTTCTAACGAAAAGACTATTGTGAGCATCACCATCCAAATGGACAGATACCTTTCTCCATGATTGTCGATGCCAATTGGAAGATATAATATTTTCGTTGAGTAGAAAATCCGTAGCCGTCAATGATGGCTTGTGGTCGTTTGCTAAAAACGGGTCAATATCGTGGGCCTCAACGCTCATAGCTTCGCACATTTCATCAGAAACTATAGCGTTAAAAGATTTGAACtttaaaaagtaaatagaAGAAGGAACAGCTGGAATAAGCAAATTCGTAACAGTATTGATCAAACGGTTAGCTAATCCAGATAGAGTACTCGTGGATTTCGATTTTTTCGTAGGATACGAGTAAGCCCGTGTTGGTTCATTTGCAGCTTCCGCTGCCCTATTTTCGAGCTTTGAGTCTTTTAAGTTTTGAGCGGTTGATAATTCATTAGTGGCATCATCGGGAAGGGAATGTTGGGATGAAGGAGTACTAAATAGGCCAGCTAATGCTTTAAAGgcatttgaaaatgatgagctctttgttttcgaaGGAATCTCGGAATTGGGGATAGTGTCAGAACAACGATGCCTTTCAGATGTAATATTGGCATAATGCGTACCGTCTGTAGGTTGGCCCGCAGAAGGGATATCCAAATGATCATGCGATCCAGCAGgcaaatttttctttcgatttTCTATATTACCATCCAACTGACCTAAAGAATTAGGTTTTATAGCACTGGTGCCGTATGGAACAATGTAATCATTTGTTGTGTTGGCAAAAAGTGTTCGATGCTCAAAAAGAGACACTGCCTGATGAAAAGGTGAAGCAGGATCAGACATCACGACTAAAAATGGTCTTGGCTCTATGGGATGCGCACTAGACGTTAATGCTAGGTCCTGGCCAGTACGACCGATGATACCATAAGATAAGGCCTTTCCAACATAGAACGGATGTTCAGCTGCAACCCCAAGCCAAGGAGTGGCTAATGTGACGAAATGAAGAGGATGAACAGCTTGGAAAAAGCGACCGTGAGTTTTTGCATGCACGTATCCTGCTGCATACGTTTGAACTAGACCTCCTAAGGAGTGCCcgacaaaagaaatatgaGAATACCTAGGAAAAGAGCTTGTTCCCCAACCAAGTATTTCGAGGAGCCATTCAGCAAGTCGTTTCCCAAGCCATCGGACTCCTTTGTCTGTTTGGCAATAATTCCCCCTGTATCCTCGTACAACCACAAGTTCGCCGTTTTCGTCCGCAGACTTTATAATTTGCTCTTTTAAGTACTCCATATCAGCGCCAACATTGGAGTGCATTCCATGAGTTAAGATTACCAAATGCGACTTATCGGCTTGAAATGAAGAGGGGGGTATTTTCCATAAAGCAGATGGACTAGTGTGTTCTATATGAAGGGATGGGAACGCATGCAGGGTATCGACTTCAGCAGCCGACATGGCACGAATGGATTGCTGCGTGGTCGCAATGGCTATTTCAAAACTAACACGGCAGTCTCTGAAAATAGCTTGGCTAGCAATTTCGATGTGTATTGGCTTATTATTTGAGTAGCATGCATAAGGAATGCAGACCCAGAAACTAGACGATGGTTGTACCTGTGGTTCAAAGCTCAAAAGGGAATTTTCTTCAGAGCAAAAAAAGTCATTCCATACACTTACACATAAAGTAAAAGGACCTTGAAGGTAGGACGCTTTTCGAAACCGAGGTTCTTTGTTTCTGACTCGCACCCAAACAACTGAAGTTGGGGATCGGGTTAAAGGGACTGTATGATCAGTGGCGGAAGAGCGACGAACGGAATAAGGTAATTCATTCTCCGATGTAGGAGAGCTTTGTTGCAAGTCTTTGGTATTTATCGCAGTCTTTGATGATGGCATATCACTAGATTGGGATACACGAGGCTTCCCTTCAGGCCTAATAGGGGGTTGATGAACAGTACTTGGTAAAGCAGAATATCTGTCCGGGGCCAGGGAAAAAGACTTTAAGGAAGAATGAACGGAACTTGAGATGGTAGGCTCATTCTTTGATTCTTCGAAGTCTGATGGGCCATTGCGGAGACCCAAAAGAGATGTAGAAGTTGGCTGAAGGGTTGAATTCcttgtattttcttctttatgtGAGGGTTCTACAGTGGCATTGGTTTCAATACAGACACGAAACCGATGAATTTCACCCAGAGAAGCTAGAACTAGTTAGTAAAACTAAAcataaacaataaaaaaagtttcaaatTCACATTCGCTTCGCCATCTCTCCACATGCACTCTCCCTTTCTTTATCCTGCAAACATTTCTCTTATTCATCCAAAGGAATAACGAAGTCGGACGAAAAAATGCGTATCGCAGTGAATCTTGAAAAGAGATATAATGAATAATATAAACGGTTCCAACAGTTCTGAAACTCCTTTTACGAAACTTACCATCATCTCGCTGTACATAAATGTTCATATTCACCAAGTACCAAGAAGGGCCTCAAAGAAATTCAAGTAGAGCcagaataaaaattaagagcgtaaaccaagaaaaatttaGTAAACGAAGACAAGGATTAACTCGAAAATCATAAAGAACAACTTTGCCAAAGAAAGATCGTTTCTCTGGAATTGTAAAGCACGAAGAGTCTTGTTTCAATCGCAAAAGCTTGCACTTCAAAATCCTcgctttgaagaaattgacgTCTTTGTGTTtcagaataaaaagaaattgcttGTAATATTCTCTTTTCAGGATTCCCTGGTTAAatcaaggaagaaaaacacTTGTATCGAACGATTTTAAAAGCAACCAAAATGGTGAGTGACAAGGATGGAGGTTGTTGGGAAAAGACCCAATGcgtaaacaagaagaatgatAACTAATAATTAGTCGTACAACGGAATTGGATTGCAAACTCCTCGTGGGTCAGGGACAAATGGTTATGTGATGCGTAATTTGTCGAACGTAAAGCGATATAACAATACTGGAACCAAAAAGATGCACGAGTATGATGAAAAGACGCTAACGAAACGAAGAATCGACCCAGAAATAAGCAAACATGAGCGTCGGCGGCAAATTGAATCGAAAGTGTTGTTGTTTCGAGAGGAATTGCTAGCACATACGGAGCCCCAACAGACTCGGTATCCCGAGGAAGAGGATATAGAGAGAAAAGAggtagaagaagaagaaagaggaaaaagagaTGAAAATATTGAAGCGTTAGTGCAGGAATATCGTGAAAAATTGTGGAAAGAAtccgaagaagaagatcGGTACCATGAGAAAAACAACTTCGAGTCCCTGATGCACGATGACGATGAGGTTTCAGGTTCCCGCGGTCGGAATGACTACCATGGACACGAAaggaagaatcaaaaatacaaaggaAGACTAGAAAGTAGAAGAGATATAAGTCCTATGTCAGCC
This window harbors:
- the rog1 gene encoding acylglycerol lipase, encoding MNIYVQRDDASLGEIHRFRVCIETNATVEPSHKEENTRNSTLQPTSTSLLGLRNGPSDFEESKNEPTISSSVHSSLKSFSLAPDRYSALPSTVHQPPIRPEGKPRVSQSSDMPSSKTAINTKDLQQSSPTSENELPYSVRRSSATDHTVPLTRSPTSVVWVRVRNKEPRFRKASYLQGPFTLCVSVWNDFFCSEENSLLSFEPQVQPSSSFWVCIPYACYSNNKPIHIEIASQAIFRDCRVSFEIAIATTQQSIRAMSAAEVDTLHAFPSLHIEHTSPSALWKIPPSSFQADKSHLVILTHGMHSNVGADMEYLKEQIIKSADENGELVVVRGYRGNYCQTDKGVRWLGKRLAEWLLEILGWGTSSFPRYSHISFVGHSLGGLVQTYAAGYVHAKTHGRFFQAVHPLHFVTLATPWLGVAAEHPFYVGKALSYGIIGRTGQDLALTSSAHPIEPRPFLVVMSDPASPFHQAVSLFEHRTLFANTTNDYIVPYGTSAIKPNSLGQLDGNIENRKKNLPAGSHDHLDIPSAGQPTDGTHYANITSERHRCSDTIPNSEIPSKTKSSSFSNAFKALAGLFSTPSSQHSLPDDATNELSTAQNLKDSKLENRAAEAANEPTRAYSYPTKKSKSTSTLSGLANRLINTVTNLLIPAVPSSIYFLKFKSFNAIVSDEMCEAMSVEAHDIDPFLANDHKPSLTATDFLLNENIISSNWHRQSWRKVSVHLDGDAHNSLFVRRRFPNAYGWTSVGHLMDILFQKNNLETYGGPVQFDELTTAAWLSEIYEEHEIA
- the cwf21 gene encoding complexed with Cdc5 protein Cwf21; the protein is MSYNGIGLQTPRGSGTNGYVMRNLSNVKRYNNTGTKKMHEYDEKTLTKRRIDPEISKHERRRQIESKVLLFREELLAHTEPQQTRYPEEEDIERKEVEEEERGKRDENIEALVQEYREKLWKESEEEDRYHEKNNFESLMHDDDEVSGSRGRNDYHGHERKNQKYKGRLESRRDISPMSASRGSQNRRHGDSYYRGRDRYVDDVERDYEPDRRSSRSERPKREDYDSYSSYRPRRHARSRSKSRSPSPRNQLDTREERNYHFRRPSFQNRERSPPERGELQESNSPIE